A region of Blastocatellia bacterium DNA encodes the following proteins:
- a CDS encoding ATP-binding protein has product GLVEKGIACRFYEYRGLLKEIQNSYNANTETTEMSILAPLFETEVIVLDELGAAKPSEWVQETIGLIINGRYNEKKLTILTTNYLDEGDSAKEESLGERIGVRLRSRLYQMCKTVVIEGEDYRRRFDA; this is encoded by the coding sequence GCGGCCTGGTAGAGAAGGGAATCGCCTGCCGGTTCTACGAGTACCGGGGGCTGCTCAAAGAGATCCAAAACAGCTATAACGCGAATACCGAGACGACGGAGATGAGCATCCTGGCGCCGCTTTTCGAGACCGAGGTGATCGTGCTCGACGAGTTGGGAGCGGCCAAGCCGTCCGAGTGGGTGCAGGAGACAATCGGCTTGATCATCAATGGGCGCTATAATGAGAAGAAGCTGACGATCTTGACGACGAATTACCTCGACGAGGGGGATTCGGCGAAGGAAGAGAGCCTCGGAGAACGGATCGGGGTGAGGCTGCGGAGCCGGCTCTACCAGATGTGCAAAACGGTAGTGATTGAGGGCGAAGATTATAGAAGGCGTTTCGATGCGTAG